In a genomic window of Tripterygium wilfordii isolate XIE 37 chromosome 8, ASM1340144v1, whole genome shotgun sequence:
- the LOC120003986 gene encoding cytokinin hydroxylase-like — MEFLELCETLVLGLLMALLVFWLCIVLFYFWVSPIFALYKLRRNGFGGPTPSFPLGNIREMKKISRSSSSGSSLDHTSHDIHSTVFPYFHQWRKSHGNVYVYWLGTEPFLYIADAGFLQKMSSGVLGKDWGKPNVFKFDRQPLFGNGLNMVEGHDWVRHRHAINPALSPANLKPMAILMVESTTKMLDKWRTFIASGSSSSSEMEVNKEITALSGEIIAKISFGTSRENHSIKVFEKLRALQMSLFGPNRYTGIPFSKLMSMKQTLKARKLGKEVDSLILSIIDERKRSDDGYSQWDFLGFLLNKKTLTRRELVDECKTIFFGGYETTALAITWTLLLLALNPNWQEQLREEIKCVMRDKELDLTKLPVLKKFGWVMSEVIRLYPSAPNVQRQAREDICVDGMIIPKGTNIWIDVVAMNHDPVLWGEDVHQFKPERFEEDINGGCNHKMGFVPFGFGGRMCVGRNLNVMEYKIVLTLVLSRFSFSVSPKYRHSPTTMLSLRPSNGLPLIVQPLQGFKGVS, encoded by the exons ATGGAATTCCTCGAGCTATGTGAAACTCTTGTTTTAGGCTTATTAATGGCTCTTCTTGTATTCTGGTTGTGTATAGTGTTGTTTTACTTCTGGGTTTCACCTATTTTTGCTTTATACAAACTTAGGAGAAATGGGTTTGGAGGTCCAACTCCAAGTTTCCCTTTAGGAAACATTAGAGAGATGAAGAAGATCAGcagatcttcttcttctggatCTTCTTTGGATCACACCTCGCATGATATTCATTCCACTGTGTTTCCTTACTTCCATCAATGGCGAAAATCACATG GGAATGTATATGTATACTGGCTAGGGACAGAGCCATTTTTATACATAGCAGATGCAGGATTCCTGCAGAAAATGTCAAGTGGGGTACTGGGGAAGGACTGGGGAAAACCCAATGTGTTCAAGTTTGACAGACAACCTTTGTTTGGTAATGGCTTAAATATGGTTGAAGGCCATGACTGGGTTCGTCACCGCCATGCCATCAATCCTGCTCTCTCTCCTGCCAATCTTAAG cctATGGCAATCTTAATGGTGGAGTCCACCACTAAGATGTTAGACAAATGGCGCACCTTCATAGCTTCCGGCAGCTCATCGTCATCGGAGATGGAAGTCAACAAAGAAATCACGGCCCTGTCCGGTGAAATTATCGCCAAGATTAGCTTCGGCACAAGCCGTGAAAATCACAGCATTAAAGTGTTTGAAAAACTAAGGGCTCTACAAATGAGTCTATTCGGGCCTAATCGGTATACTGGGATACCTTTTAGCAAGTTGATGAGCATGAAGCAAACCCTAAAGGCACGAAAGCTTGGGAAAGAGGTCGATAGTCTTATATTATCGATCATAGATGAGAGGAAGAGATCTGACGATGGATATTCTCAGTGGGACTTTCTAGGGTTTCTGTTGAACAAGAAGACGTTAACAAGAAGAGAGTTGGTCGATGAGTGCAAGACAATCTTCTTCGGTGGTTATGAGACCACTGCTTTGGCTATCACATGGACGTTGCTGCTTTTGGCTTTGAATCCAAATTGGCAAGAACAATTGAGAGAAGAGATCAAATGTGTCATGAGAGACAAAGAGCTTGATCTCACCAAGCTTCCTGTCTTAAAGAAG TTTGGTTGGGTGATGAGTGAAGTAATAAGACTATACCCCTCAGCACCAAACGTACAAAGACAAGCCCGCGAAGACATTTGTGTGGATGGCATGATAATACCAAAAGGAACAAACATATGGATTGATGTTGTAGCTATGAACCATGATCCAGTTTTATGGGGCGAGGATGTGCACCAGTTCAAGCCAGAGAGGTTCGAGGAAGACATTAATGGCGGATGCAATCACAAGATGGGGTTTGTGCCATTTGGTTTTGGAGGAAGAATGTGTGTTGGTAGGAACTTGAATGTTATGGAGTATAAGATTGTTTTAACACTTGTTCTCTCTAGGTTTTCATTTTCAGTCTCACCAAAGTATCGTCACTCTCCTACTACTATGCTCTCTCTTAGACCTTCCAATGGCCTGCCTCTCATAGTTCAACCACTTCAGGGTTTTAAAGGAGTTTCTTAG
- the LOC120004398 gene encoding cytokinin hydroxylase-like — translation MSMEFLQLCQTLVFGLLVALLLFCLCIVLFYFWVSPIFALYKLRRNGFGGPTPSFPLGNIREMMKINRSSSSGSSLDHISHDIRSTVFPYFNQWRKSHGSVFAYWLGTEPFLYIADAGFLQKMTSGVLGKDWGKPNVFKYDRQPLFGNGLVMVEGHDWVRHRHVIIPALSPANLKPMASLMVESTTTMLEKWSTFIASGNSSSSEIEIEKEITAMSGEIIAKISFGTSHENHNIKVFEKLRALQFNLFGSNRYVGIPFSKLISIKQTLKARKLGKEIDSLILSIIDERRRSDGGYSQWDLLGFLLKKTDMDGQQVGKTLTTRELVDECKTFFFGGHETTALAITWTLLLLALHPNWQDQLREEIKCVMGDGELDLIKLSALKKLGWVMSEVLRLYPSAPNVQRQAREDIQVDGMIIPKGTNIWIDVVAMNHDPVLWGEDVHQFKPERFKEDINGGCNHKMGFVPFGFGGRMCVGRNLSVMEYKVVLTLALSRFSFSVSPNYCHSPTTMLSLRPSNGLPLIVKPL, via the exons ATGTCCATGGAGTTTCTCCAGCTATGCCAAACTCTTGTTTTTGGCTTATTAGtggctcttcttctcttctgctTGTGTATAGTATTGTTTTACTTCTGGGTTTCGCCAATTTTTGCTTTATATAAACTAAGGAGAAATGGGTTTGGAGGTCCAACTCCAAGTTTCCCTTTAGGGAACATTAGAGAGATGATGAAGATCAAcagatcttcttcttctggatCTTCTTTGGATCATATCTCGCATGATATACGTTCCACTGTGTTTCCTTACTTCAATCAATGGCGAAAATCCCATG GGAGTGTATTTGCATACTGGCTAGGGACAGAGCCATTTTTATACATAGCAGATGCAGGATTCTTGCAGAAAATGACAAGTGGGGTATTGGGGAAGGATTGGGGAAAACCCAATGTGTTCAAGTATGACAGACAACCTTTGTTTGGTAATGGCTTAGTTATGGTTGAAGGCCATGACTGGGTTCGTCACCGCCACGTCATCATTCCTGCTCTCTCTCCTGCCAATCTTAAG CCTATGGCAAGCTTAATGGTGGAGTCCACCACTACAATGCTAGAAAAATGGAGCACCTTCATAGCTTCCGGCAACTCATCGTCATCGGAGATTGAAATCGAGAAAGAAATCACGGCCATGTCCGGTGAGATTATCGCCAAGATTAGCTTCGGCACAAGCCATGAAAATCACAACATTAAAGTGTTTGAAAAATTAAGGGCTCTACAATTCAATCTCTTCGGCTCTAATCGTTATGTTGGGATACCCTTTAGCAAGTTGATCAGCATCAAGCAAACCCTAAAGGCTAGAAAACTTGGGAAAGAGATCGATAGTCTTATATTATCGATCATAGATGAGAGGAGGAGATCGGACGGTGGATATTCTCAGTGGGATTTACTAGGGTTTTTGTTGAAGAAGACTGATATGGATGGTCAACAAGTTGGGAAGACGTTAACAACAAGAGAGTTGGTTGATGAGTGCAAGACATTCTTCTTCGGTGGTCATGAGACCACTGCTTTGGCTATCACATGGACGTTGCTGCTTTTGGCTTTGCATCCAAATTGGCAAGACCAGTTGAGAGAAGAGATCAAATGTGTTATGGGAGACGGAGAACTTGACCTCATCAAGCTTTCTGCCTTAAAGAAG TTGGGTTGGGTGATGAGTGAAGTACTAAGACTATACCCATCAGCGCCAAACGTCCAAAGACAAGCACGCGAAGACATTCAAGTGGATGGCATGATAATCCCAAAAGGAACAAATATATGGATCGATGTTGTAGCTATGAACCATGATCCAGTTTTGTGGGGCGAGGATGTGCACCAGTTCAAGCCAGAGAGGTTCAAGGAAGACATCAATGGTGGATGCAATCACAAGATGGGGTTTGTGCCATTTGGGTTTGGAGGGAGAATGTGTGTTGGTCGGAACTTGAGTGTTATGGAGTATAAGGTTGTTTTAACACTTGCTCTCTCTAGGTTTTCATTCTCAGTCTCACCAAATTATTGTCATTCTCCTACTACTATGCTCTCTCTTAGACCTTCCAATGGCTTGCCTCTCATAGTTAAACCACTTTAG